The following are from one region of the Candidatus Hydrogenedentota bacterium genome:
- a CDS encoding helicase-associated domain-containing protein, with product MRHGASLMASLEGMSRPAYRIATELAGNSRSGLTVRFLAKKLELPPEEVEYLLDVHDRLFFTDLTKVKIVAEGHNAIRRISEGLECRGDIPSLIERIKSFSPHEFRRLEEQIGLEEPCTKRMAAEEIIQRYYETPEAVLTYVATRDFSESAREIFDIVWQSKDGVMPVSQLQASHGGTEYEMEQALVELFQGFALFEMFRFDAEERLVRVVGLLNEVRAHRKVASDNGQNRARLKALKGKPDLVEARELQFSDVICRLVAAIAARPVRLRGDGELFREDRRRLAAICSEDGEPSLNTCLWVAEGAAWLGRADNVLRPGNFENLINLDRVGRHQLLCTWVLDQGDDVTARVLMRDYLDEMKPGAWYPLRDFVRAVMQWNEEEEQLVLRQKNGQWRYVNPNVTDQAQGRLTRALEETFFWLGMVEKGLRDGEEYFRVSEIGEAILRREIPPALVARYPRRKGEFVVQPNFDIVVPSEEMDPLLTVPLDQFSERASTGQATVYNVSRESFTQAVQDGHDAAAFVDFLLAHNRGGSLPANVMTTLEDWRGAMKKVRLRTVEIIESDDPLVMADLMHRRKFQKYITPIDARQVVRFAELSRDEMARALEKEGFIVE from the coding sequence ATGCGACACGGCGCGAGCCTGATGGCTTCGTTGGAGGGGATGAGCCGACCGGCCTATCGCATTGCGACGGAACTGGCGGGGAACAGCCGCTCTGGACTTACCGTGCGGTTCCTTGCAAAAAAGCTCGAACTGCCGCCGGAAGAGGTCGAGTATCTACTCGATGTCCATGATCGCCTGTTTTTCACCGATCTGACCAAGGTGAAGATTGTGGCGGAGGGGCACAACGCCATTCGTCGTATCAGTGAAGGTTTGGAGTGCCGTGGCGATATCCCTTCGCTCATCGAGCGCATCAAAAGCTTTTCGCCCCACGAATTTCGACGTCTGGAAGAGCAGATCGGCCTTGAAGAGCCCTGTACCAAGCGCATGGCCGCCGAGGAAATCATCCAGCGATACTACGAAACCCCGGAGGCCGTGCTCACCTATGTGGCCACACGGGACTTTTCCGAATCCGCCCGCGAGATCTTCGATATCGTATGGCAATCCAAAGACGGCGTCATGCCGGTCTCCCAGTTGCAGGCCAGTCACGGCGGCACCGAGTACGAGATGGAGCAGGCCCTCGTCGAATTGTTTCAGGGTTTCGCCCTCTTTGAAATGTTTCGATTCGACGCGGAAGAACGCCTCGTCCGCGTCGTGGGGCTCCTGAATGAAGTGCGCGCCCACCGCAAAGTAGCAAGCGACAATGGCCAGAACCGGGCGCGCTTGAAGGCCCTCAAGGGCAAACCCGACCTCGTCGAAGCCCGGGAACTCCAATTCTCCGACGTTATTTGCAGGCTCGTGGCGGCCATCGCGGCCCGACCGGTTCGGCTGCGGGGCGATGGTGAGTTGTTTCGCGAAGATCGCCGGCGTCTCGCCGCGATCTGCTCGGAAGACGGCGAGCCTTCCCTCAATACCTGCCTCTGGGTTGCCGAGGGCGCCGCATGGCTTGGTCGGGCCGACAATGTGCTCCGCCCCGGAAACTTTGAGAACCTCATCAACCTCGATCGCGTCGGCCGCCACCAGTTGCTCTGCACCTGGGTGCTCGATCAGGGCGACGACGTGACGGCCCGGGTCTTGATGCGCGACTATCTCGACGAGATGAAGCCCGGTGCCTGGTATCCGCTCCGCGATTTTGTTCGTGCGGTCATGCAGTGGAACGAAGAAGAAGAGCAGCTCGTCCTTCGACAGAAAAACGGTCAGTGGCGGTATGTCAATCCCAACGTGACCGACCAGGCCCAGGGACGCCTTACCCGGGCGCTCGAAGAGACCTTCTTCTGGCTCGGGATGGTGGAAAAAGGCCTGCGCGACGGAGAAGAGTACTTTCGCGTGTCCGAGATCGGCGAGGCAATCCTCCGGCGCGAGATTCCGCCCGCGCTGGTCGCCCGCTATCCCAGGCGCAAAGGCGAATTTGTTGTTCAGCCCAATTTCGATATCGTGGTGCCCTCCGAAGAAATGGACCCGCTGCTCACCGTACCCCTCGACCAATTCTCCGAGCGCGCCAGCACCGGACAGGCCACCGTCTACAATGTCAGCCGGGAATCCTTCACCCAGGCCGTTCAGGATGGGCACGACGCGGCGGCATTTGTGGATTTCCTTCTCGCCCACAATCGCGGAGGAAGCCTCCCGGCCAATGTCATGACCACCCTCGAGGACTGGCGAGGCGCAATGAAGAAGGTGCGCCTGCGCACCGTCGAGATAATCGAGTCCGATGATCCGCTGGTCATGGCCGACCTCATGCACCGTCGAAAATTTCAGAAGTACATCACCCCCATCGATGCGCGCCAGGTCGTGCGATTCGCGGAGCTCTCCCGAGATGAAATGGCCCGCGCCCTCGAAAAAGAGGGCTTCATCGTCGAGTAG
- a CDS encoding TonB C-terminal domain-containing protein codes for MNYSTRIKIAAVFSLLIHAAGVGLLRQTYTPREYIPAAAPEPIVLDLQPEAQPSPPPQQFVDVATPAEAPPQVTEHIAVENAEAMDLALREAERPAPALEEDEFDALPQPVAPPAPPEPDTTSPAQESKEETEKKEETRTKEPVREVETPAKEELPEAEETPPAPKAPEGPIKIAQAQPMPAQRPEKGKTRERGGVSKQGQTNFDAIQSEIAPYLKHVRERVEQQWNQMLYTRYSGTSPVKAVIDCAINAEGELVSVNVVGTDNDKLYSALCRDAVQRAGPFGPFPFEVPDIYRGKNLEIRWTFSFL; via the coding sequence ATGAACTACTCCACACGCATCAAGATAGCGGCGGTCTTCTCCTTGCTGATCCATGCAGCGGGGGTTGGACTGCTGCGTCAAACCTACACTCCCCGAGAGTATATCCCCGCCGCCGCGCCAGAACCAATCGTCCTGGATCTGCAACCCGAGGCGCAGCCGTCTCCCCCGCCACAGCAGTTTGTCGATGTGGCGACGCCGGCGGAAGCGCCGCCCCAGGTCACGGAACATATCGCCGTGGAAAACGCCGAAGCGATGGATCTGGCCCTGCGGGAAGCCGAGCGACCCGCGCCCGCGCTGGAGGAAGACGAATTCGACGCGCTGCCCCAGCCGGTTGCGCCGCCCGCGCCGCCGGAGCCGGATACGACATCGCCCGCCCAGGAGTCGAAGGAGGAGACAGAGAAGAAGGAAGAGACCAGGACGAAGGAGCCGGTACGCGAGGTCGAAACGCCCGCGAAAGAGGAACTTCCCGAAGCCGAGGAGACGCCGCCCGCTCCGAAAGCGCCGGAGGGCCCCATCAAGATCGCGCAGGCACAGCCGATGCCGGCCCAGCGCCCGGAAAAGGGCAAGACCCGCGAGCGTGGCGGCGTCAGCAAACAGGGCCAGACGAATTTTGACGCGATCCAGAGCGAGATCGCGCCGTATTTGAAGCATGTGCGGGAACGGGTCGAGCAACAGTGGAACCAGATGCTCTATACCCGCTATTCGGGCACATCGCCGGTGAAAGCCGTCATCGATTGCGCCATCAACGCGGAAGGCGAGTTGGTATCGGTCAATGTGGTGGGCACGGACAATGACAAACTTTACAGCGCGTTGTGTCGGGACGCGGTGCAGCGCGCGGGCCCCTTCGGGCCGTTCCCTTTTGAAGTGCCCGACATTTACCGGGGCAAGAATCTTGAGATTCGATGGACCTTCAGCTTCCTGTAG
- a CDS encoding MotA/TolQ/ExbB proton channel family protein, which produces MSDFLEMIRQGGWPMIPLGLGSLAALTVVLERAFALRRDKVISPEIVRILHEFGNPDGSSPSHSLAVCQRTPGAFARIAEELIQLRHLSHAQLLETMHAVGRTHVARLERGLTMLEIIANVSPLIGLLGTVLGMVTVFDAVTAQGLGNPQILAAGISQALVTTIAGLCVAIPALAFHGFYSKRVDELAIEMQERATAFLAKLHTPDA; this is translated from the coding sequence ATGTCTGACTTTCTCGAAATGATCCGCCAGGGCGGTTGGCCGATGATCCCGCTGGGCCTGGGCTCGCTGGCGGCCCTGACGGTGGTCCTCGAACGCGCCTTTGCGCTGCGCCGCGACAAGGTCATCTCGCCGGAGATCGTCCGGATTCTCCATGAGTTTGGCAACCCGGACGGGAGTTCGCCCTCCCACTCGCTTGCGGTGTGCCAGCGTACGCCGGGCGCCTTTGCGCGTATCGCGGAGGAGTTGATCCAGTTGCGCCACTTGAGCCACGCCCAGTTGCTGGAGACAATGCACGCCGTGGGACGCACCCACGTGGCGCGCCTCGAACGGGGCTTGACCATGCTGGAAATCATCGCGAATGTGAGCCCCCTGATCGGTCTCCTGGGTACGGTGCTCGGGATGGTGACGGTATTCGACGCCGTAACGGCTCAGGGCCTGGGCAATCCCCAGATTCTGGCGGCGGGCATATCTCAGGCGCTGGTCACCACCATCGCGGGTCTGTGCGTGGCGATTCCCGCACTGGCCTTTCACGGGTTCTACAGCAAGCGCGTGGACGAGCTTGCGATCGAGATGCAGGAGCGCGCTACGGCCTTCCTGGCCAAGCTCCATACGCCCGACGCGTGA
- a CDS encoding response regulator: MIPSSVKPVLRSLREGTGFPEVVATLLTVVVFIVSYWCESTGRHTDVMFRGVFLAGSVILCGMVVYGIFVRHYIPGISHLVVSGALMIGLSQLVGFLEVLPSLRHVPVVGPEGWSYFAHLDDMLLYPGFVLMLCGFYLSILHATRMRLQLILEGREKEEALALSNRTAEVLARRVAFENLATGISTRFINLGQDEVDGEIRHSLELVGSFTRVDRVYFVVSRVSLAGKNERFEWCRDGVRSLAGALQGVTEDDFKWSLDALDRGECIVIPSAGGLPPEAEFERRWVEQNKILSLVRVPILSSSRLRGYIGLDSEDRAAEWPEETIPLLRMIGEILLSAWDRRCVMQQRAILEAQVQQAQKMESLGVMAGGIAHDFNNILTGIMGNAELAQLGLPEGGELHRYMEGITQSARRAAELCRQMLAYSGRGKFFSEPFRLNELVSEMMPLLRASVTRTASFECELTPNLPELEGDMAQFRQILVNLVTNASESLDEAQGAVRVRTGMEHCSEEFLQGTYLPEPLPAGDYVVLEVSDTGCGMEAEIVEKIFDPFYTTRFAGRGLGLPAVLGIVRSHKGALRLDTAPGRGTRVSLYFPVQATSAKSHFAQGEVLGDWHGQGTVLLADDEETVRSVGAMMLKHVGLDVVTADDGEEALTRADQHGDRLQCIILDHSMPGMSGDATCAEFKRRFPEVPIIIASGYMRQSIEHEFEPGRVAAFLPKPFELFNIQAVMRDLLDPVARS; the protein is encoded by the coding sequence TTGATTCCCTCAAGCGTGAAGCCTGTGTTGCGAAGCCTTCGTGAGGGCACGGGCTTTCCCGAGGTGGTCGCAACCCTGCTGACCGTGGTGGTGTTCATCGTCAGTTACTGGTGCGAGTCGACCGGTCGCCACACCGATGTCATGTTTCGCGGCGTGTTCCTCGCCGGGTCGGTCATCCTGTGTGGCATGGTGGTTTACGGCATTTTCGTGCGCCACTACATCCCCGGAATCTCCCATCTTGTCGTGTCCGGCGCCTTGATGATAGGCCTCTCCCAACTCGTCGGCTTTCTCGAAGTTCTCCCATCGCTGCGTCACGTACCCGTCGTGGGGCCCGAGGGTTGGAGCTACTTCGCCCACCTCGACGATATGCTCCTCTATCCCGGCTTCGTACTCATGCTGTGCGGTTTTTATCTATCCATCCTCCACGCAACCCGCATGCGCCTCCAACTGATTCTCGAAGGGCGGGAAAAGGAAGAAGCCCTTGCCCTGAGCAACCGCACCGCCGAAGTCCTCGCGAGGCGCGTGGCCTTCGAGAATCTCGCCACCGGCATCTCGACCCGCTTTATCAATCTGGGTCAGGACGAGGTCGATGGAGAGATTCGGCACTCCCTGGAACTGGTCGGCTCCTTTACCAGGGTTGATCGCGTCTACTTTGTCGTCTCCCGCGTCTCCCTGGCCGGAAAAAATGAGCGATTCGAATGGTGCCGCGACGGGGTTCGGTCGCTGGCCGGAGCCCTTCAGGGCGTCACCGAAGATGATTTCAAGTGGTCCCTGGACGCGCTGGACCGCGGCGAGTGTATCGTCATTCCCTCCGCGGGTGGGTTGCCGCCGGAGGCGGAGTTCGAAAGGCGGTGGGTGGAACAAAACAAGATTTTATCGCTGGTCCGGGTGCCCATACTTTCCAGCAGTCGGCTACGCGGCTATATCGGCCTCGACAGCGAAGACAGGGCTGCGGAATGGCCCGAAGAGACGATACCGCTCCTCCGCATGATCGGTGAAATCCTTCTTTCGGCCTGGGACCGGCGCTGTGTCATGCAACAGCGCGCCATTCTGGAGGCGCAAGTGCAGCAGGCCCAGAAAATGGAGAGCCTGGGCGTCATGGCCGGCGGAATCGCCCACGATTTCAACAATATTCTGACCGGCATCATGGGCAATGCCGAGTTGGCCCAGCTCGGGCTTCCCGAGGGCGGCGAGCTCCATCGCTACATGGAGGGCATCACCCAGTCGGCCCGCCGCGCGGCCGAGTTGTGCCGCCAGATGCTGGCGTACTCCGGGCGTGGGAAATTTTTCTCCGAACCTTTCAGACTGAATGAACTCGTGTCGGAAATGATGCCCCTCCTGCGGGCTTCGGTCACGCGCACGGCAAGCTTCGAGTGCGAACTCACCCCCAACCTGCCCGAGCTCGAGGGCGACATGGCCCAGTTCCGCCAGATCCTTGTGAATCTGGTCACCAATGCCTCCGAATCGCTCGACGAAGCGCAGGGCGCCGTGCGAGTCCGCACCGGAATGGAGCATTGCAGCGAGGAGTTCCTGCAGGGCACCTATCTGCCCGAACCCCTGCCGGCGGGCGACTACGTCGTGCTTGAGGTCAGCGATACCGGGTGCGGCATGGAGGCGGAGATCGTGGAAAAGATTTTCGATCCGTTCTACACCACCCGATTCGCCGGTCGGGGGCTGGGGCTCCCCGCCGTACTCGGCATCGTCCGCAGTCACAAGGGCGCGCTTCGGCTGGACACCGCGCCCGGCCGGGGAACGCGCGTCAGCCTCTATTTTCCCGTTCAGGCCACGTCGGCCAAGAGCCATTTCGCGCAGGGGGAAGTGCTTGGCGACTGGCACGGCCAAGGCACCGTGCTCCTGGCCGACGACGAGGAGACCGTGCGCTCCGTTGGCGCCATGATGCTGAAGCACGTCGGCCTCGATGTCGTCACGGCGGACGATGGGGAGGAGGCCCTCACGCGCGCCGACCAGCACGGCGACCGCCTTCAATGCATTATCCTCGATCACTCCATGCCCGGGATGAGCGGTGACGCCACCTGCGCGGAATTCAAACGCCGCTTTCCCGAAGTGCCCATCATCATCGCCAGCGGCTACATGCGCCAATCCATCGAGCACGAGTTCGAGCCCGGTCGTGTTGCGGCGTTTCTTCCAAAGCCCTTCGAGCTCTTCAATATCCAGGCGGTCATGCGCGATCTGCTCGATCCCGTCGCACGGAGCTGA
- a CDS encoding FHA domain-containing protein: protein MTVPLSGKEIRFGRSEDSDVVLVANEVSRNHAKICRVGTKSILFDLQSLNGTYVNRQRVVERVLSHMDEIWFGSLCKLVFRDDTQYGKEHADETPANNPDLVKNLDKIRAEMDRVGNSMTLIGRPTPPYAEEVKSKELEASPEAIVKMSRAYRRLAALHKASQIMASGFDLRERLAQVLDMVMETMEADRGFVMLREEGTNNLNVKVAREMGRELEASSPSMGIAGRAAIDGEAVLMVDSQNDSKFGMRESIIRSEIMSAMCVPLKIESRIMGSIYLDTRKPHVTFSEEDLELFASLASQSALAIDNVRLHDKVVAAEMKRQEFGRFLSPAIVDKIMAEEKAVELGGQRARVSTLFCDIRGFTNTAERISPVELVALLNEYFTAMTEIIFQYQGTLDKYVGDEIMAIFGAPVSIENDALAAVSAAVAIQALNAELNVVRQKQGRTVIQLGIGIDSGEVTAGYFGSPMRMEYTVMGDRVNTASRFCGLAEAGQVIVGEETWRSIEGKVEGRVMGKVRLKGKELEVNAYEVLAIR, encoded by the coding sequence ATGACAGTGCCCCTGTCGGGCAAGGAAATTCGATTCGGGCGATCCGAAGACAGCGACGTCGTTCTTGTGGCGAACGAAGTGTCCCGGAACCACGCCAAGATTTGCCGCGTTGGGACCAAATCCATCCTCTTCGACCTCCAGAGCCTCAACGGCACCTACGTCAACCGCCAGCGCGTGGTGGAGCGGGTACTCTCCCACATGGACGAAATCTGGTTCGGGAGCCTCTGTAAACTCGTTTTTCGCGATGATACCCAGTACGGTAAGGAGCACGCCGACGAAACACCCGCCAATAACCCGGATTTGGTGAAGAATCTCGATAAGATTCGCGCCGAGATGGACCGGGTCGGCAACAGTATGACCCTGATCGGGCGCCCCACCCCGCCCTATGCCGAAGAGGTGAAGTCGAAAGAACTGGAGGCCAGCCCGGAAGCCATCGTCAAGATGAGCCGGGCCTATCGCCGACTGGCCGCGCTGCACAAGGCCAGCCAGATCATGGCGTCGGGCTTCGATCTGCGGGAGCGCCTCGCCCAGGTGCTTGACATGGTCATGGAGACGATGGAGGCTGATCGCGGCTTCGTCATGCTCCGGGAAGAGGGCACCAACAACCTCAACGTCAAAGTCGCCCGGGAAATGGGCCGCGAACTCGAAGCCAGTTCGCCCAGCATGGGCATCGCCGGACGCGCCGCCATCGACGGCGAGGCCGTTCTCATGGTCGACAGCCAGAACGACAGCAAGTTCGGCATGCGCGAAAGCATCATTCGCTCAGAGATCATGAGCGCGATGTGCGTTCCCCTGAAGATAGAATCCCGAATTATGGGGTCCATCTACCTCGACACGCGAAAGCCCCACGTCACCTTCAGCGAAGAAGATTTGGAACTTTTCGCTTCGCTGGCCTCCCAGTCGGCCCTGGCCATCGACAACGTGCGGCTTCACGACAAGGTCGTCGCGGCTGAAATGAAGCGCCAGGAATTCGGGCGATTCCTGAGCCCCGCCATCGTGGACAAGATCATGGCCGAAGAGAAAGCGGTGGAGCTCGGCGGACAGCGCGCCCGGGTCAGTACGCTCTTCTGTGACATCCGGGGCTTCACCAACACCGCGGAACGCATATCTCCCGTGGAACTGGTCGCCCTGCTCAATGAGTATTTCACCGCCATGACCGAGATCATTTTCCAGTACCAGGGCACTCTCGACAAGTACGTGGGCGACGAGATCATGGCGATTTTCGGTGCGCCCGTGTCCATCGAAAATGACGCCCTCGCCGCCGTCTCCGCCGCCGTCGCCATCCAGGCGCTCAACGCCGAGCTGAACGTCGTCCGCCAGAAGCAGGGGAGGACCGTCATTCAATTGGGTATCGGCATCGACTCCGGCGAAGTCACCGCCGGCTATTTCGGATCCCCCATGCGAATGGAGTACACCGTGATGGGGGACCGGGTCAATACGGCGAGTCGCTTCTGCGGGTTGGCCGAGGCGGGTCAGGTGATCGTCGGAGAAGAGACCTGGCGATCCATTGAAGGAAAAGTCGAAGGGCGCGTGATGGGGAAAGTGCGACTCAAAGGCAAGGAACTGGAAGTAAACGCCTACGAAGTGCTCGCCATACGCTGA
- the rsmA gene encoding ribosomal RNA small subunit methyltransferase A, which produces METENHSVEMTLRDMCKRYGISFKKSLGQNLLLDDNINRIMIDAAALTKDDYVVEVGAGLGALTRRIHPKAGQLLSVEIDNSFIPCLTDQFGHLDNVHIFRGDILNHPVEKLVNEFIPGGKSHKFLSNLPYYITTPILFHFLESPLFFSRLVVMMQDEVGQRLVAPVGADNYGVLSIAALCYADVDIVHRVPASCFVPRPKVDSCIVRFRCDKKNTMPREEKLFLMKVVRAAFAQRRKTLRNSLTKSGGFGAPQEAVLDAMDAAGIDPGRRPQTLGMEEFALLTREIRSRI; this is translated from the coding sequence ATGGAAACTGAGAACCATTCGGTCGAGATGACCTTGCGCGACATGTGCAAGCGCTACGGAATCTCGTTCAAGAAGTCCCTGGGCCAGAACCTGTTGCTGGACGACAATATAAACCGGATCATGATCGACGCGGCAGCCCTGACAAAGGACGACTACGTGGTGGAGGTCGGTGCGGGCCTCGGCGCGCTTACGCGGCGAATCCACCCCAAGGCGGGGCAGTTGCTCTCGGTGGAAATCGACAATTCGTTCATCCCCTGCCTCACGGACCAATTCGGGCACTTGGACAACGTGCACATCTTTCGGGGCGATATTCTGAACCACCCGGTAGAGAAGCTAGTCAACGAATTTATTCCCGGGGGTAAGAGCCACAAGTTTCTCTCGAATCTCCCCTACTACATCACCACGCCGATCCTGTTTCACTTCCTCGAATCGCCCCTGTTCTTCTCGCGGCTGGTCGTGATGATGCAGGATGAGGTGGGACAGCGGCTGGTGGCGCCGGTGGGTGCGGACAACTATGGGGTCCTGTCGATCGCGGCCCTTTGCTACGCCGACGTGGATATTGTCCATCGCGTACCCGCTTCATGCTTCGTGCCAAGGCCCAAGGTGGACAGTTGCATTGTACGCTTTCGCTGCGACAAGAAGAACACCATGCCGCGGGAGGAAAAGCTGTTTCTCATGAAGGTGGTGCGGGCGGCCTTCGCCCAGCGGCGCAAAACCCTCCGGAACTCCCTGACGAAGTCGGGCGGCTTTGGCGCGCCACAGGAAGCGGTGCTGGACGCCATGGATGCGGCGGGTATCGATCCCGGCCGCCGGCCCCAGACGCTGGGCATGGAGGAATTTGCCTTGCTCACCCGCGAGATTCGCAGCAGGATTTAG
- a CDS encoding PAS domain-containing protein, with amino-acid sequence MSEASSHPAIFEQIVSSLSSGVLAVDAQGLVITANKAAAVHLNVAAEFLAPGQRLDAIPDASLPLMRLMDELRDHLETVSRREVTVTTAEGTTVLGITASPLQGAQEFNGVIFLFLDITELRRLEKMAELNRQLAQIGELTAGVVHELRNPLSVISGMAELLIRKSVADDPVHSKARTILTEAGQMEQLVSQFLSFAKPFSLKPEACLPQTIIERSIALASPVAEQYRIALDCVTQDDLPEILADASKLAQALSNILRNAVEVSPAGKRVTFRTSLAGDFILFRVEDEGPGIHLEEGDDLFSAFFTKKAGGTGLGLSIVHRIITTHGGTISYGNLPESGAFFEVLVPRDLTASV; translated from the coding sequence ATGAGTGAAGCATCCAGCCACCCCGCAATTTTTGAGCAGATCGTGTCGAGCCTGTCGAGCGGCGTGCTGGCGGTGGACGCGCAGGGCCTGGTAATAACCGCAAACAAGGCGGCCGCCGTGCATCTGAACGTCGCCGCGGAGTTTCTCGCGCCCGGTCAGCGCCTTGATGCGATTCCGGATGCCTCCCTTCCCCTGATGCGCCTGATGGACGAACTGCGGGATCACCTTGAGACGGTCTCGCGCCGCGAAGTCACGGTGACAACCGCCGAAGGCACTACCGTGCTCGGTATTACGGCGTCGCCTCTGCAGGGAGCGCAGGAATTCAACGGTGTCATCTTCCTTTTCCTCGATATCACGGAATTGCGGCGTCTGGAAAAGATGGCGGAGCTGAACCGCCAGCTTGCGCAGATTGGTGAGCTTACGGCGGGAGTGGTGCATGAACTGCGCAACCCCCTCAGTGTCATCAGCGGGATGGCTGAATTGCTGATACGCAAGAGCGTCGCGGACGACCCGGTTCACAGCAAGGCCAGGACCATCCTGACGGAGGCCGGGCAGATGGAACAGTTGGTGAGCCAGTTCCTGAGTTTTGCGAAGCCTTTTTCGCTGAAACCGGAAGCTTGCCTACCCCAGACGATCATCGAGCGCTCCATAGCCCTGGCGTCGCCAGTCGCCGAACAGTACCGTATCGCGCTGGATTGCGTGACCCAGGACGATCTACCGGAAATACTGGCGGACGCCTCCAAACTGGCCCAGGCCCTGAGCAATATCCTTCGCAATGCGGTGGAGGTGAGCCCCGCGGGAAAGCGGGTGACCTTCCGCACATCGCTGGCGGGGGATTTCATTCTGTTCCGGGTAGAGGATGAAGGTCCGGGCATTCATCTGGAAGAGGGCGACGATTTGTTTTCCGCCTTCTTTACGAAAAAAGCCGGTGGAACGGGGCTCGGCCTATCGATCGTGCACCGGATTATCACGACCCACGGCGGCACGATCAGCTACGGCAATCTGCCTGAATCCGGCGCGTTCTTCGAGGTGCTCGTACCCCGCGATCTGACCGCCTCAGTTTAG
- a CDS encoding RNA polymerase sigma factor: MIASTLSRICHWTPASVADPRRVSPHEPTAPVSDADEPAWETECIRRTQGGHPDAFNPLVARYAPRIRAYLHRMLRNREEAEDLTQETFIKAFRAIHRFDAERPFKSWLYTIATNTGLNALRGQKRRGTQVALDPELPAHAEAGHRCGGESREKLESAMAALSPRAAQLITLHYHEGFSLLEAGQVLGMSEGAAKAALCRARQELRTTMLNEVRE, from the coding sequence ATGATTGCTTCGACCCTGTCACGGATTTGCCACTGGACGCCCGCGAGCGTTGCGGATCCGCGTCGCGTGTCCCCCCATGAGCCCACGGCGCCGGTTTCCGATGCCGATGAACCGGCATGGGAGACCGAGTGCATCCGCAGAACCCAGGGGGGCCACCCCGACGCGTTCAATCCGCTCGTCGCCCGATACGCACCCCGTATTCGAGCGTACCTGCACCGGATGCTTCGGAATCGTGAAGAGGCTGAAGACTTGACCCAGGAGACCTTCATAAAGGCCTTTCGAGCGATTCACCGTTTCGACGCCGAGCGCCCCTTCAAGAGCTGGCTCTACACCATCGCCACAAACACGGGGCTGAACGCCCTGCGCGGGCAGAAGCGAAGGGGCACTCAGGTCGCCCTCGATCCCGAGCTCCCCGCGCATGCGGAAGCGGGCCACCGGTGCGGCGGCGAGTCACGGGAAAAATTGGAGTCCGCCATGGCCGCCCTGTCGCCCCGCGCGGCACAGTTGATTACCCTTCACTACCATGAGGGATTTTCCCTGCTGGAAGCCGGCCAGGTGCTGGGTATGAGCGAGGGCGCCGCCAAGGCCGCACTGTGCCGCGCGCGGCAGGAATTGCGAACAACGATGTTGAATGAAGTCCGAGAGTGA